Proteins encoded in a region of the Ursus arctos isolate Adak ecotype North America unplaced genomic scaffold, UrsArc2.0 scaffold_2, whole genome shotgun sequence genome:
- the SRRM2 gene encoding serine/arginine repetitive matrix protein 2 isoform X8, whose translation MATARAADCSRERWCPPGHGAMYNGIGLPTPRGSGTNGYVQRNLSLVRGRRGERPDYKGEEELRRLEAALVKRPNPDILDHERKRRVELRCLELEEMMEEQGYEEQQIQEKVATFRLMLLEKDVNPGGKEETPGQRPAVTETHQLAELNEKKNERLRAAFGISDSYVDGSSFDPQRRAREAKQPAPEPPKPYSLVRESSSSRSPTPKQKKKKKKKDRGRRSESSSPRRERKKSSKKKKHRSESESKKRKHRSPTPKSKRKSKDKKRKRSRSTTPAPKSRRAHRSTSADSASSSDTSRSRRCTDHSEDTVPAL comes from the exons atggcaACGGCTCGCGCCGCCGACTGCTCTCGG GAGCGGTGGTGCCCCCCCGGGCACGGGGCCATGTACAACGGGATCGGGCTGCCGACGCCCCGGGGCAGCGGCACCAACGGCTACGTCCAGCGCAACCTGTCCCTGGTGCGGGGCCGCCGGGGTGAGCGGCCTGACTACAAGGGAGAGGAGGAACTGCGGCGCCTGGAGGCTGCCCTGGTGAAGCGGCCTAATCCTGACATCCTGGACCACGAGCGCAAGCGGCGCGTGGAGCTGCGATGCCTCGAGCTGGAGGAGATGATGgaagagcaggg GTACGAGGAACAGCAAATTCAGGAAAAAGTGGCTACCTTTCGACTCATGTTGCTGGAGAAGGATGTGAACCCTGGGGGCAAGGAAGAGACCCCAGGACAGAGGCCAGC ggTAACTGAGACTCACCAGTTGGCAgaactgaatgagaagaaaaacgAGCGACTCCGCGCTGCCTTTGGCATCAGTGATTCCTATGTGGATGGCAGCTCTTTTGATCCTCAGCGTCGTGCTCGAGAAGCTAAACAACCAGCTCCAGAGCCTCCCAAACCTTACAG CCTTGTCCGGGAGTCCAGCAGTTCTCGCTCACCAACCccaaagcaaaagaagaaaaaaaagaagaaagatagagGACG CAGGTCAGAGAGCAGCTCTCCTCGacgagagaggaagaagagctcTAAGAAGAAGAAGCACAG GTCAGAGTCTGAATCCAAAAAACGGAAGCATAG GTCTCCCACTCCAAAGAGCAAACGTAAATCTAAGGACAAGAAGCGGAAGCG GTCTCGAAGTACAACACCAGCCCCCAAGAGCCGCCGGGCCCACCGTTCAACATCTGCTgactctgcttcctcttctgatACTTCCCGCAGTCG GCGCTGCACAGACCATTCGGAAGACACGGTCCCTGCCCTCTAG